From the genome of Streptacidiphilus rugosus AM-16, one region includes:
- a CDS encoding NUDIX hydrolase, giving the protein MEAPRSLEIVKAAGVVLWRERKGGDGIELALVHRAKYDDWSFPKGKLEIGEKHREAALREAFEETGMKVLLGQRLPTRHYLFRDRVKRVRYWSATRLTGRFVPNREVDELLWLPVAEARAMLSYEHDRALVDALLEQLGG; this is encoded by the coding sequence ATGGAAGCCCCGCGCAGCTTGGAGATCGTGAAGGCGGCCGGCGTCGTGCTGTGGCGCGAGCGCAAGGGCGGGGACGGCATCGAGCTCGCCCTGGTGCACCGGGCGAAGTACGACGACTGGAGTTTCCCGAAGGGCAAGCTCGAGATCGGCGAGAAGCACCGCGAGGCCGCCCTGCGGGAGGCCTTCGAGGAGACCGGCATGAAGGTTCTGCTCGGGCAGCGGCTGCCGACCCGGCACTACCTGTTCAGGGACCGGGTCAAGCGGGTCCGCTACTGGTCCGCGACGCGGCTGACGGGCCGGTTCGTGCCCAACCGCGAGGTCGACGAACTCCTCTGGCTGCCGGTCGCGGAGGCCCGTGCGATGCTGAGTTACGAGCACGACCGGGCCCTGGTCGACGCGCTGCTCGAACAGCTCGGCGGCTGA
- the pstB gene encoding phosphate ABC transporter ATP-binding protein PstB has product MAKRIDVSGLNAYYGNFRAVEDISMIVEPRSVTAFIGPSGCGKSTFLRTLNRMHEVIPGARVEGKVLLDDENLYGQSVDPVAVRRTVGMVFQRPNPFPTMSIKENVAAGLKLNGVRNKKLVDEAVERSLRGANLWNEVKDRLDKPGAGLSGGQQQRLCIARAIAVEPQVLLMDEPCSALDPISTLAIEDLIGQLKEQYTIVIVTHNMQQAARVSDRTAFFNLAGVGQPGRLIEIDATEKIFSNPSVQATEDYISGRFG; this is encoded by the coding sequence ATGGCCAAGCGCATCGACGTCAGCGGACTGAACGCGTACTACGGCAACTTCCGGGCCGTGGAGGACATCTCCATGATCGTCGAGCCTCGCTCGGTGACGGCCTTCATCGGCCCGTCGGGCTGCGGCAAGTCGACCTTCCTGCGGACGCTCAACCGCATGCACGAGGTGATCCCGGGCGCCCGCGTCGAGGGCAAGGTGCTGCTCGACGACGAGAACCTGTACGGCCAGAGCGTGGACCCGGTCGCCGTGCGCCGCACGGTCGGCATGGTCTTCCAGCGGCCGAACCCGTTCCCGACCATGTCCATCAAGGAGAACGTGGCCGCCGGCCTCAAGCTCAACGGCGTCCGCAACAAGAAGCTCGTCGACGAGGCGGTCGAGCGCTCGCTGCGCGGCGCGAACCTCTGGAACGAGGTCAAGGACCGCCTGGACAAGCCGGGCGCGGGCCTCTCCGGCGGCCAGCAGCAGCGTCTGTGCATCGCCCGCGCGATCGCGGTCGAGCCGCAGGTCCTGCTGATGGACGAGCCCTGCTCGGCGCTGGACCCGATCTCGACGCTGGCGATCGAGGACCTGATCGGTCAGCTCAAGGAGCAGTACACGATCGTCATCGTCACCCACAACATGCAGCAGGCCGCGCGCGTGAGCGACCGGACGGCGTTCTTCAACCTGGCGGGCGTGGGCCAGCCGGGCCGCCTGATCGAGATCGACGCGACGGAGAAGATCTTCTCCAACCCGTCGGTCCAGGCGACCGAGGACTACATCTCCGGCCGCTTCGGGTGA
- a CDS encoding CHAD domain-containing protein codes for MTTGIEPPPSGSSSAESLLGAHLAEQAGRFLRALPEVDLGTLRRVDGALHGFGGLLDPTWGETLRGDLAALIVTLGQERGYTRRLARLLTAVDSLTCTDVAVPLPRAADAEQPGAGPNVGGLLAHHPGAPKARAMLERQLTLARSRSHTAALQELGSARFHSLADRMTLLVSDLPLRAPEEIHPAEQLLGHAARTFEALELTVDRLPLDRAAVPYNGDALHRIPMRVAADPAGQAAHDDAAWTRVGAAVRYARYALEVCGPLLGGRAAEPLAGLAALAAQLERQQEAVDAAEAAALAARTPRITPATAYVLGVVHADQRLEVEAARHAFSCSWPDFLSSGWLTDPWLARST; via the coding sequence ATGACGACCGGGATCGAGCCGCCCCCCTCAGGGTCCTCCTCGGCCGAGAGCCTGCTCGGCGCGCACCTCGCCGAGCAGGCCGGGCGCTTCCTGCGCGCGCTGCCCGAGGTCGACCTCGGCACGCTGCGCCGCGTCGACGGCGCCCTGCACGGCTTCGGCGGCCTGCTGGACCCGACCTGGGGCGAGACGCTCCGCGGCGATCTCGCCGCACTGATCGTCACGCTGGGCCAGGAGCGCGGCTACACCCGCAGACTCGCCCGACTGCTGACCGCAGTCGACTCGCTGACCTGCACCGACGTCGCGGTCCCGCTGCCCAGGGCAGCCGACGCCGAACAGCCGGGTGCCGGGCCGAACGTCGGCGGCCTGCTGGCCCACCACCCGGGGGCGCCCAAGGCCAGGGCGATGCTGGAGCGACAGCTCACCCTGGCCCGCTCGCGCAGCCACACCGCCGCGCTCCAGGAGCTCGGCTCCGCGCGGTTCCACTCGCTGGCCGACCGGATGACCCTCCTGGTCTCCGACCTTCCGCTGCGCGCACCGGAGGAGATCCATCCGGCCGAGCAACTGCTGGGCCACGCGGCCCGGACCTTCGAGGCGCTGGAGCTGACCGTCGACCGGCTGCCGCTGGACCGTGCGGCGGTCCCCTACAACGGCGACGCGCTGCACCGGATCCCGATGCGGGTTGCCGCCGACCCGGCCGGTCAGGCCGCGCACGACGACGCCGCGTGGACCAGGGTCGGCGCGGCGGTCCGCTACGCCCGCTACGCGCTGGAGGTCTGCGGGCCGCTGCTCGGCGGGCGCGCGGCGGAGCCGCTGGCGGGACTGGCCGCGCTGGCGGCCCAGTTGGAGCGGCAGCAGGAGGCGGTGGACGCGGCGGAGGCTGCCGCGCTCGCGGCCAGGACACCCAGAATCACCCCGGCGACGGCATATGTGCTCGGCGTGGTGCATGCTGATCAGCGTCTGGAGGTCGAGGCCGCGCGCCACGCTTTCAGCTGTTCCTGGCCCGATTTCCTCAGCTCCGGATGGCTCACCGACCCATGGCTCGCCCGATCGACCTGA
- the pstA gene encoding phosphate ABC transporter permease PstA produces MSSSLANSRNSLSSPLTERRLPRWMPAANAALAALLAVAIGAGFDLSSKAQWGLIAAILFIGIQYVASTVVEGRRHAKNTLATSLVWVAFLLALLPLVSVLWMTVSKGLDVVNANFLTHSMNNIGPNDEGGGLYHALIGTLEQVALASLFAAPVGILTAVYLVEYGRNGKLSKAVSFFVDVMTGVPSIVAGLFVLSFWIIILNMPYTGFAGSIALAILMLPVVVRSTEEMLKLVPNELREASLALGVPKWLTIVRIVLPTALGGIVTGVMLAVARIIGETAPILMLVFGADAINMDPFNNPQSSLPLYVWTEYSRGTDQSQARAWGGALVLIVVVMVLNLVARGIARWKAPKGATR; encoded by the coding sequence ATGAGCAGCAGCCTTGCGAACTCGCGGAACTCCCTGAGCTCCCCCCTGACCGAACGCCGCCTCCCCCGCTGGATGCCCGCCGCGAACGCGGCGCTGGCCGCTCTGCTCGCCGTCGCCATCGGCGCCGGCTTCGACCTCAGCAGCAAGGCCCAGTGGGGCCTGATCGCCGCGATTCTCTTCATCGGCATCCAGTACGTCGCCTCGACCGTCGTCGAGGGCCGCCGCCACGCGAAGAACACCCTGGCCACCTCGCTGGTCTGGGTCGCCTTCCTGCTGGCGCTGCTGCCGCTGGTCTCCGTGCTGTGGATGACCGTCAGCAAGGGCCTGGACGTCGTCAACGCCAACTTCCTGACGCACTCGATGAACAACATCGGTCCCAACGACGAGGGCGGCGGTCTCTACCACGCGCTCATCGGGACCCTGGAGCAGGTCGCCCTGGCGTCGCTCTTCGCCGCGCCGGTCGGCATCCTGACCGCCGTCTACCTGGTCGAGTACGGCCGGAACGGCAAGCTGTCCAAGGCGGTCAGCTTCTTCGTGGACGTGATGACCGGTGTGCCGTCGATCGTGGCGGGCCTGTTCGTTCTGTCCTTCTGGATCATCATCCTCAACATGCCCTACACCGGCTTCGCGGGCTCGATCGCGCTGGCGATCCTGATGCTGCCGGTCGTGGTGCGCTCCACCGAGGAGATGCTGAAGCTCGTCCCCAACGAGCTGCGCGAGGCCTCCCTGGCCCTCGGCGTGCCGAAGTGGCTCACGATCGTCCGCATCGTGCTGCCGACCGCACTGGGCGGCATCGTGACCGGCGTGATGCTGGCCGTCGCCCGCATCATCGGCGAGACCGCGCCGATCCTGATGCTGGTCTTCGGCGCCGACGCGATCAACATGGACCCGTTCAACAACCCGCAGTCCTCGCTCCCGCTCTACGTGTGGACCGAGTACTCGCGAGGCACCGACCAGTCCCAGGCCCGCGCCTGGGGCGGTGCGCTGGTCCTGATCGTGGTGGTCATGGTGCTGAACCTGGTCGCGCGGGGCATCGCCCGATGGAAGGCGCCCAAGGGCGCCACGCGCTGA
- the pstS gene encoding phosphate ABC transporter substrate-binding protein PstS, with translation MKLQRNGRTKALAIGALAVVSSLTLAACGSDNNTTSSPSASAGGTTAAAVSADCKGASGQLLGAGSTAQANAMTQWVKDFQAKCSGVQINYQATGSGAGITSFQSGKVAFAGSDAAMKPADVQKTMGTACTGGGKGIDIPMIGGPIAIGYNLPGVSNLVLDAPTLAQIFTGKITNWNDAAIKKLNPSATLPNLPIQTFHRSDGSGTTANFTAYLAAAAPTDYTFAPNKLWAAKGGQAAAGSSGLAAQVKQVQGSISYFEMSYATSGSISTAQIATGATAPVAVTADAASKAVGDAKVTGTAPDLTLDLKPAYTTKTDGAYPIVLVTYEIACDKGNKADTLPTLKAFLNYISSSAGQQSVASLGYFPLPASLATQVQTTINGLS, from the coding sequence GTGAAGCTCCAGCGCAACGGCCGCACCAAGGCCCTCGCCATCGGCGCCCTTGCGGTCGTCAGCTCGCTGACGCTCGCGGCGTGCGGCTCCGACAACAACACCACCTCCTCCCCGAGCGCCTCCGCCGGCGGCACCACCGCCGCGGCCGTCTCGGCGGACTGCAAGGGCGCGAGCGGCCAGCTGCTCGGCGCCGGCTCCACCGCCCAGGCGAACGCGATGACCCAGTGGGTCAAGGACTTCCAGGCCAAGTGCTCGGGCGTCCAGATCAACTACCAGGCCACCGGATCCGGCGCGGGCATCACCTCCTTCCAGAGCGGCAAGGTCGCCTTCGCCGGCTCCGACGCCGCCATGAAGCCGGCCGACGTCCAGAAGACGATGGGCACCGCCTGCACCGGCGGCGGCAAGGGCATCGACATCCCGATGATCGGTGGCCCCATCGCGATCGGCTACAACCTGCCCGGCGTGAGCAACCTGGTGCTCGACGCGCCCACCCTGGCGCAGATCTTCACCGGCAAGATCACCAACTGGAACGACGCGGCGATCAAGAAGCTGAACCCGTCGGCGACGCTGCCCAACCTGCCGATCCAGACCTTCCACCGTTCGGACGGCTCCGGCACCACCGCCAACTTCACCGCGTACCTGGCGGCCGCCGCGCCGACCGACTACACCTTCGCCCCGAACAAGCTGTGGGCGGCCAAGGGCGGCCAGGCTGCGGCCGGCTCCTCCGGCCTGGCGGCTCAGGTCAAGCAGGTCCAGGGCTCCATCTCCTACTTCGAGATGTCCTACGCGACCTCCGGCAGCATCAGCACCGCGCAGATCGCCACCGGTGCCACCGCCCCGGTCGCCGTCACCGCGGACGCCGCGTCCAAGGCCGTGGGCGACGCCAAGGTCACCGGCACCGCCCCCGACCTGACGCTCGACCTCAAGCCCGCCTACACCACCAAGACGGACGGCGCCTACCCGATCGTCCTGGTCACCTACGAGATCGCCTGCGACAAGGGCAACAAGGCCGACACGCTGCCCACCCTCAAGGCGTTCCTGAACTACATCTCCAGCTCCGCGGGCCAGCAGTCGGTCGCCAGCCTCGGCTACTTCCCGCTCCCGGCCTCCCTGGCCACCCAGGTCCAGACCACCATCAACGGCCTGTCCTGA
- a CDS encoding metal-sensitive transcriptional regulator, with translation MDVVDVDSTNQDHAGHVGPHGYSARKDEHVKRLRRIEGQVRGLQRMVESDTYCIDILTQVSASTKALQAFALSLLEEHLKHCVADAAAQGGPEADEKVAEATAAIARLLRS, from the coding sequence ATGGACGTCGTGGACGTGGACAGCACGAACCAGGACCACGCGGGGCACGTCGGCCCGCACGGCTACAGCGCGCGCAAGGACGAACACGTCAAGCGTCTGCGCCGGATCGAGGGGCAGGTCCGCGGTCTGCAGCGGATGGTCGAGAGCGACACCTACTGCATCGACATCCTCACTCAGGTCTCCGCCAGCACCAAGGCACTCCAGGCCTTCGCACTCAGCCTGCTGGAGGAGCACCTCAAGCACTGCGTCGCGGACGCCGCCGCCCAGGGAGGGCCCGAGGCGGACGAGAAGGTCGCCGAGGCGACGGCCGCGATCGCCCGCCTGCTGCGCTCCTGA
- a CDS encoding FAD-binding oxidoreductase has translation MGDHGSTRRNLLRVGGALAAGVGIAACADTQRRASASGSGSGSASGVSSARGTTGTPLAATGADWAALAKGLAGQLIRPGDSRYGEAAELFQPRFDAIRPAAVAYAASPHDVATCLAFARRYGVPIVARNGGHNYAGWSTVSNGLVVDVGRMNTVQANGSVGAGARLVDVYNGLAASGRTIPAGSCPSVGVSGLTLGGGVGVTGRANGLTCDNLTGAEIVTPDGRIREVNAHQDADLFWALRGAGGGNFGVVTRLDFRTHPADDCSYGFLSWPWSKAAAVIQAWQAWAPTAPDALWANLHISASYDGNLRIASTVNLLGGSRTELGNLVDRLSVRPSSASLHSASYMTTMEVMGGVTGLPVARDHVHGSLPGHNPSGTLVRSSYGARSDIFTRRLSGAGAAAVVAAVARYPRSAPSGGHGAIAFDALGGAINRVGARDTAFVHRSGLFMAQYTADYPAGVTGGSAADRSWAWLNGAWNAMRPYAGGEAYQNYADPQLRNWEQAYYGANAPRLRQVKKAYDPTGLFRFPQGIPLA, from the coding sequence ATGGGCGACCACGGCAGCACGCGTCGTAATCTCCTGCGGGTCGGCGGCGCGCTCGCCGCCGGCGTCGGCATCGCCGCCTGCGCGGACACGCAGCGTCGGGCCTCCGCATCCGGCTCCGGTTCGGGCTCCGCCTCCGGGGTGTCGAGCGCCAGGGGAACGACGGGCACGCCCCTCGCGGCGACGGGCGCCGACTGGGCCGCGCTGGCCAAGGGACTGGCCGGCCAGCTGATCCGGCCCGGCGACTCCCGCTACGGCGAGGCGGCCGAGCTGTTCCAGCCCCGCTTCGACGCGATCAGGCCCGCCGCGGTCGCGTACGCCGCCTCCCCGCACGACGTCGCCACCTGCCTCGCCTTCGCCCGCCGGTACGGCGTGCCGATCGTGGCGCGGAACGGCGGACACAACTACGCGGGCTGGTCCACCGTCAGCAACGGCCTGGTCGTCGACGTCGGCCGGATGAACACCGTGCAGGCGAACGGGAGCGTCGGAGCCGGGGCACGGCTCGTCGACGTCTACAACGGCCTCGCCGCGTCGGGACGGACGATCCCGGCCGGCTCCTGCCCGAGCGTCGGCGTCAGCGGCCTGACGCTGGGCGGCGGCGTCGGGGTCACCGGTCGCGCCAACGGACTGACCTGCGACAACCTGACCGGCGCAGAGATCGTCACGCCGGACGGCAGGATCCGCGAGGTCAACGCCCATCAGGACGCCGACCTCTTCTGGGCGCTGCGGGGAGCCGGCGGCGGCAACTTCGGCGTGGTCACCCGCCTCGACTTCCGCACCCACCCCGCCGACGACTGCAGCTACGGCTTCCTCTCCTGGCCCTGGTCGAAGGCCGCCGCGGTGATCCAGGCCTGGCAGGCCTGGGCCCCCACCGCGCCGGACGCCCTCTGGGCCAACCTGCACATCAGCGCCTCCTACGACGGCAACCTGCGCATCGCCTCGACGGTCAACCTGCTGGGCGGCTCGCGCACCGAGCTGGGCAACCTGGTCGACCGCCTCTCCGTGCGCCCGAGCAGCGCGTCGCTGCACAGCGCCTCCTACATGACGACCATGGAGGTCATGGGCGGCGTCACCGGCCTCCCGGTGGCCCGTGACCACGTCCACGGCTCACTGCCCGGCCACAACCCGTCCGGCACGCTGGTCCGCTCCTCGTACGGCGCGCGCTCGGACATCTTCACCCGCCGCCTCAGCGGCGCGGGCGCGGCGGCGGTGGTCGCCGCGGTGGCCCGCTACCCGCGCAGCGCGCCCTCCGGCGGGCACGGCGCGATCGCCTTCGACGCGCTGGGCGGCGCGATCAACCGCGTCGGGGCGCGGGACACGGCGTTCGTGCACCGCAGCGGGCTCTTCATGGCCCAGTACACCGCGGACTACCCGGCGGGCGTGACGGGCGGCTCGGCGGCGGACCGCAGCTGGGCCTGGCTCAACGGCGCGTGGAACGCGATGCGGCCGTACGCCGGCGGCGAGGCCTACCAGAACTACGCCGACCCGCAGCTGCGCAACTGGGAACAGGCCTACTACGGCGCGAACGCGCCCCGCCTCCGCCAGGTGAAGAAGGCCTACGACCCCACCGGCCTCTTCCGCTTCCCCCAGGGCATCCCTCTGGCGTAG
- the pstC gene encoding phosphate ABC transporter permease subunit PstC: protein METPRNTSAPPHDLPPQGEQRPQPSDHLAGPESRRGRSAFSGSGKSRLGDTLFAGASRGSGILLLVIMAAIAAFLTYRSIAAINANTGNFLTTSDWNTQSDPMVFGIAAIATGTIISAVVAMILAVPIAIGIALFISHYAPRRIAQGLGYVVDLLAAVPSIVFGLWGALFLVPHMLGINAWLNQYFGWTYIFKQQLPGSQPRSLFTVGVLLAIMILPIITAVTREIFLQVPRAHEEAALALGATRWEMIRTAVIPFGRSGIISASMLGLGRALGETMAVATVLSPSYVINLHILDPGGSTIAQNIASQFGESQGLGRDALIASGLVLFVITLLVNGAARLIIARRKEYSGADA from the coding sequence ATGGAAACCCCACGCAACACCAGTGCCCCGCCGCACGACCTGCCCCCGCAGGGCGAACAGCGCCCCCAGCCTTCCGACCACCTCGCCGGACCCGAGTCCCGGCGGGGCCGCAGTGCGTTCTCCGGCAGCGGGAAGTCCCGCCTCGGCGACACGCTCTTCGCCGGCGCCTCCCGCGGCAGCGGCATCCTGCTCCTGGTGATCATGGCTGCCATCGCGGCCTTCCTCACCTACCGCTCGATCGCCGCGATCAACGCCAACACCGGCAACTTCCTCACCACGTCCGACTGGAACACCCAGTCCGACCCGATGGTCTTCGGCATCGCGGCCATCGCGACCGGCACCATCATCAGCGCCGTCGTCGCGATGATCCTGGCCGTGCCGATCGCCATCGGCATCGCGCTGTTCATCTCGCACTACGCGCCGCGCCGGATAGCCCAGGGCCTCGGCTACGTGGTGGACCTGCTTGCCGCCGTGCCCTCGATCGTCTTCGGTCTCTGGGGCGCGCTCTTCCTGGTGCCGCACATGCTCGGCATCAACGCCTGGCTGAACCAGTACTTCGGCTGGACCTACATCTTCAAGCAGCAGCTGCCCGGCTCGCAGCCGCGCAGCCTGTTCACCGTCGGCGTGCTGCTGGCCATCATGATCCTGCCGATCATCACCGCGGTCACCCGCGAGATCTTCCTCCAGGTGCCCCGTGCCCACGAGGAGGCCGCGCTCGCGCTCGGCGCGACCCGCTGGGAGATGATCCGCACCGCGGTGATCCCCTTCGGCCGCTCCGGCATCATCTCGGCGTCCATGCTCGGCCTCGGCCGCGCGCTCGGCGAGACGATGGCCGTCGCCACCGTGCTCTCCCCGTCCTACGTGATCAACCTGCACATCCTGGACCCGGGCGGCTCGACCATCGCCCAGAACATCGCCTCGCAGTTCGGCGAGTCCCAGGGCCTCGGCCGCGATGCGCTCATCGCCTCCGGCCTGGTGCTGTTCGTGATCACCCTGCTCGTCAACGGCGCAGCGCGGCTCATCATCGCGCGCCGCAAGGAATACTCGGGAGCTGACGCCTGA
- a CDS encoding phosphatase PAP2 family protein, whose amino-acid sequence MVTLLADSGGGGTLDWSVVSAVNGLSAHLPHALDSALAYLGEYGVPLASVLLLLYAWLRARRTADAPVGVAGVLWAGLAAGLALLMNVPVRAMVQRPRPFVDHPGQIHLLMEHQANGSFASDHATFTMAVAIGLLLVNRRLGLIGVGLACLEGLLRMFVGVHYPSDILGGFALAAATVLLLAPVAMAVLTQFTHALTRSSLAPLVTARTRGTRRGGPQVRAVAAGTPDTTPNGPQDLAA is encoded by the coding sequence GTGGTCACGCTACTGGCCGACAGCGGTGGCGGAGGGACCCTCGACTGGTCGGTGGTCTCGGCCGTCAACGGGCTGTCCGCGCATCTGCCGCACGCTCTGGACTCCGCGCTCGCCTACCTCGGCGAGTACGGCGTGCCGCTGGCGTCCGTCCTGCTCCTGCTCTACGCCTGGCTGCGGGCCCGACGGACCGCGGACGCGCCGGTCGGGGTCGCCGGAGTGCTGTGGGCGGGGCTCGCCGCGGGGCTCGCGCTGCTGATGAACGTCCCGGTGCGGGCGATGGTCCAACGGCCCAGACCGTTCGTCGACCACCCCGGCCAGATCCACCTGCTGATGGAGCACCAGGCGAACGGCTCGTTCGCCAGCGATCACGCGACCTTCACGATGGCGGTCGCGATCGGCCTGCTGCTGGTCAACCGGCGGTTGGGGCTGATCGGGGTGGGGCTGGCCTGCCTGGAGGGCCTGCTGCGGATGTTCGTCGGGGTGCACTACCCGTCCGACATCCTCGGCGGCTTCGCGCTCGCAGCGGCGACGGTGCTGTTGCTCGCGCCGGTCGCGATGGCCGTGCTCACGCAGTTCACCCACGCCCTGACGCGGTCCTCGCTGGCCCCCCTCGTCACCGCGAGGACCCGCGGCACCCGCCGTGGCGGTCCCCAGGTGCGCGCGGTCGCCGCGGGCACTCCTGACACCACCCCGAACGGCCCCCAGGACCTCGCGGCGTAG
- a CDS encoding DUF47 domain-containing protein, giving the protein MRIRLTPRETSFYDMFAASANNLVTGSKLLLELLGADVAARSEIADRMRAAEHAGDEITHSIFHQLNSSFITPFDREDIYSLASSLDDIMDFMEEAVDLVVLYEIDALPKGVEQQIEVLSRAAELTAAAMPNLRSMANLTEYWIEVNRLENQADQIHRKLLAHLFSGQYEAIEVLKLKQIVDVLEEAADAFEHVANTVETIAVKES; this is encoded by the coding sequence GTGCGTATTCGTCTGACCCCCCGGGAGACGAGCTTCTATGACATGTTCGCCGCCTCGGCGAACAACCTTGTCACCGGCTCCAAGCTCCTGCTGGAGCTGCTCGGCGCCGATGTCGCAGCGCGGTCGGAGATCGCCGACCGGATGCGGGCCGCCGAACACGCGGGCGACGAGATCACACACTCGATCTTCCACCAGCTCAACTCGTCCTTCATCACGCCCTTCGACCGCGAGGACATCTACTCTCTGGCCTCCTCGCTGGACGACATCATGGACTTCATGGAGGAGGCCGTCGATCTCGTCGTCCTCTACGAGATCGACGCGCTGCCCAAGGGTGTCGAGCAGCAGATCGAGGTGCTCTCCCGGGCGGCGGAGCTGACGGCGGCGGCGATGCCGAACCTTCGCTCGATGGCGAACCTGACGGAGTACTGGATCGAGGTCAACCGTCTGGAGAACCAGGCCGACCAGATCCACCGCAAGTTGCTGGCGCACCTGTTCAGCGGCCAGTACGAGGCCATCGAGGTGCTGAAGCTCAAGCAGATCGTCGACGTCCTCGAAGAGGCCGCCGACGCGTTCGAACATGTGGCGAACACGGTGGAGACCATCGCCGTCAAGGAGTCCTGA
- a CDS encoding inorganic phosphate transporter, producing MEIFGLVLVIGVAFGFAYTNGFHDSANAIATSVSTRALTPKAALLMAAVMNLAGAFLGTGVAATVTKGIIETPSGTQGMVILWAALIGAVVWNLITWYFGLPSSSTHALIGGMIGAALAGGTQVIWSGVWDKVVVPMVTSPIVGLIFGFLMMLGIMWAFRKVNPHRAKRNFRMAQTVSAAAMALGHGLQDSQKTMGVVVLALVISGHHTGTSIPLWVKISTALVLSLGTWAGGWRIMRTLGRRIIELDPPQGFASESVAATILYVTSYAFKVPVSTTHVITSAIMGVGATKRVRAVRWGVAKNIVMGWFITLPAAGLVAALVYWISWAIVG from the coding sequence GTGGAGATCTTCGGACTGGTACTGGTCATCGGCGTGGCCTTCGGCTTCGCCTACACCAACGGCTTCCACGACTCGGCGAACGCGATCGCGACCTCGGTCTCGACGCGGGCGCTGACGCCGAAGGCCGCGCTGCTGATGGCCGCGGTGATGAACCTGGCCGGCGCGTTCCTCGGCACGGGCGTGGCCGCGACCGTCACCAAGGGCATCATCGAGACGCCCAGCGGCACCCAGGGGATGGTCATTCTCTGGGCGGCGCTGATCGGGGCGGTGGTCTGGAACCTGATCACCTGGTACTTCGGACTGCCCTCCTCCTCCACGCACGCGCTCATCGGGGGCATGATCGGGGCGGCGCTGGCCGGTGGCACCCAGGTGATCTGGTCCGGGGTCTGGGACAAGGTCGTCGTTCCGATGGTCACCTCGCCGATCGTGGGTCTGATCTTCGGCTTCCTGATGATGCTCGGGATCATGTGGGCCTTCCGCAAGGTCAACCCGCACCGCGCGAAGCGCAATTTCCGCATGGCGCAGACGGTCTCGGCGGCGGCGATGGCCCTCGGCCACGGCCTGCAGGACTCGCAGAAGACGATGGGCGTCGTGGTCCTGGCCCTGGTGATCTCCGGGCACCACACCGGCACCTCGATCCCGCTCTGGGTGAAGATCAGCACGGCGCTGGTCCTGTCCCTGGGCACCTGGGCCGGCGGCTGGCGGATCATGCGGACGCTCGGCCGCAGGATCATCGAGCTGGACCCCCCGCAGGGCTTCGCGTCCGAGTCGGTGGCGGCGACGATCCTCTATGTCACGTCCTACGCGTTCAAGGTCCCCGTCTCGACGACCCACGTGATCACCTCCGCGATCATGGGCGTCGGTGCGACGAAGCGGGTGCGCGCGGTGCGGTGGGGCGTGGCGAAGAACATCGTCATGGGCTGGTTCATCACCCTCCCGGCCGCGGGCCTGGTCGCCGCCCTCGTCTACTGGATCAGCTGGGCGATCGTCGGCTAG